A single genomic interval of Cicer arietinum cultivar CDC Frontier isolate Library 1 unplaced genomic scaffold, Cicar.CDCFrontier_v2.0 Ca_scaffold_4740_v2.0, whole genome shotgun sequence harbors:
- the LOC101505672 gene encoding uncharacterized protein, translating into MWSASMRSLLGAQKVFEIVQDGYEQLARHCFTSNRVWIQKTLRGSRRQLHQRRHGDLGQMEEDEVVADYFNRVQVVVNQMRTNGESLTEVVIIEKILRTLTQRYDHIVVAIEESKDLDNMKVEDLRGSLEAHELRVRERSKKVQREDDEAPMAAEDSDSDEVLLMATTKLDDDCPESWYLDTCCSNHMTDHKEWFVSIDDKVKREIRFVDNSSVMAEGIGKLLIQRRDGKQSFICDVLYMPNMKNNLLSLGQMLEKGYSMKMEQGEMRLFDDSRRLILKAPLSKNRTFKIDI; encoded by the exons ATGTGGTCTGCATCAATGAGATCGTTGCTGGGAGCTCAAAAAGTGTTTGAGATTGTTCAAGACGGTTATGAACAACTTGCAAGACATTGTTTTACATCCAACAGAGTGTGGATTCAAAAAACTTTGAGAGGATCTCGAAGGCAGCTACATCAAAGGAGGCATGGAGATCTTGGTCAA atggaagaagatgaagttgtgGCAGATTACTTCAATCGTGTACAGGTTGTTGTTAATCAGATGAGGACAAATGGTGAATCATTAACTGAAGTGGTGATTATTGAAAAGATCCTTAGAACATTAACACAAAGGTACGATCACATAGTGGTggcaattgaagaatcaaaggatcttgaTAACATGAAGGTGGAGGATTTGCGAGGCTCTCTTGAAGCTCATGAACTGAGAGTAAGAGAAAG ATCCAAGAAGGTTCAAAGAGAGGATGATGAAGCACCAATGGCAGCCGAAGATTCAGACTCAGATGAGGTGTTGTTGATGGCTACAACAAAATTAGATGATGACTGCCCAGAGTCGTGGTACCTTGACACATGTTGTTCAAATCATATGACTGATCATAAAGAGTGGTTTGTAAGCATTGATGATAAGGTGAAAAGGGAGATCAGATTTGTAGATAACAGTTCTGTAATGGCAGAAGGAATAGGAAAATTATTGATTCAAAGAAGAGATGGCAAACAATCATTCATATGCGATGTGTTGTATATGCCAAACATGAAGAATAATTTGTTAAGCCTTGGACAAATGCTTGAAAAAGGGTATTCTATGAAGATGGAGCAGGGTGAAATGCGATTGTTTGATGATTcaagaagattgatcttgaaggcACCACTATCTAAAAATAGAACCTTCAAGATTGATATCTAG